In one Dunckerocampus dactyliophorus isolate RoL2022-P2 chromosome 9, RoL_Ddac_1.1, whole genome shotgun sequence genomic region, the following are encoded:
- the LOC129187901 gene encoding uncharacterized protein LOC129187901 isoform X2 — translation MAYHYSALFIVNFLVLVSAQDVEYYLKGQEIRLVPSIIGKPDGILWMHDGNEVVYFVGMEQSVFPPYENKIILDQASAELTIKNATYEDSGEYALEVLINKRVHPFHYRIEVIDKVSKPSISCEMSDTNRVTLFCATESKHPHLLHFTWSSRGNQQTGPNLPITVRNEDDDQVYRCDVSNPLTNEMASFTVKDCFLDKRSHDLLAICAAACALITVSLALGFILGCVCRGKHPEYCKPSVLKRQRNATQEEQHNGFKNKLAANLLKPDTAPRLAPFFNILHFPSTTAANTPTQLEDVSKNQKINIEAFAENGESEDDLPSLNANIHRREGIRRSNSLTEARHGRATEIPHHSVKAHQELYEKFLDSSKNCAASSASLNFPLTSTDMNTTTELEDISQDQQVYEGPSGENVKREDDLLCLNANIHRRGEGIRRSKSLTEARRGIKTEVPHHSVKAHQELYEEESVDLSKNFTASSASLNFPLTSTEMTTTELDISQDKKIYGQTSEKKMKEDNSLLPNVNPHQRGEGIRRSKSLTEARRGTKTEVTYHFAKVHQELDEEWVDLCGRHSPLTSTDKNTGETMEKSLFENLKNEGDLLSHPHLYPSHTYILSIA, via the exons ATGGCTTACCATTATTCCGCACTATTTATTGTGAACTTTCTCGTTTTAG TTTCTGCACAGGATGTTGAGTATTACCTCAAGGGTCAGGAGATACGCTTGGTGCCATCCATCATTGGAAAACCTGATGGAATTCTCTGGATGCACGATGGAAATGAAGTGGTATATTTTGTGGGCATGGAGCAAAGTGTGTTCCCTCCATATGAGAACAAAATCATTTTGGACCAGGCCTCTGCAGAACTCACCATCAAAAACGCCACATATGAAGACAGCGGAGAATATGCCCTGGAAGTGTTGATAAACAAGCGAGTGCATCCTTTCCATTACAGAATTGAGGTCATAG ACAAAGTATCCAAACCCAGCATATCCTGTGAGATGAGTGACACAAATCGGGTGACGCTCTTTTGTGCTACAGAGTCCAAACACCCTCATTTGCTACATTTTACGTGGAGCTCACGTGGAAACCAGCAGACTGGACCAAATTTACCAATAACTGTCAGGAATGAGGATGATGATCAAGTTTATCGTTGTGATGTCAGCAACCCTCTGACCAATGAAATGGCTTCATTCACTGTGAAGGACTGCTTCCTGG ATAAGAGATCACATGATCTACTTGCCATCTGTGCAGCAGCATGTGCACTCATTACTGTGTCCTTGGCTCTTGGATTCATTTTGGGTTGTGTGTGTCGTGGAAAACATCCAG AATACTGTAAACCAAGTGTTTTGAAAAGACAGAGAAATGCAACACAAG AAGAACAGCACAACG GGTTTAAAAACAAGTTGGCTGCGAATCTGTTGAAGCCTGATACAGCCCCGAGACTCGCTCCTTTCTTCAACATACTTCATTTCCCTTCGACGACAGCCGCAAACACTCCCACTCAACTTGAGGATGTCAGCAAGAATCAGAAAATCAATATTGAAGCTTTTGCGGAAAACGGGGAAAGTGAAGATGACTTACCGAGTCTAAATGCAAACATCCACCGCCGAGAAGGAATCAGAAGAAGCAACAGCTTGACCGAAGCCAGACATGGCAGAGCGACAGAAATCCCACACCATTCTGTGAAAGCTCACCAGGAATTATATGAGAAGTTTCTGGATTCATCCAAGAACTGCGCTGCTTCCTCTGCTTCACTTAATTTCCCTTTGACCTCCACAGACATGAACACGACCACTGAACTTGAGGATATCAGTCAGGATCAGCAGGTTTATGAAGGACCTTCTGGGGAAAATGTGAAAAGAGAAGACGACTTACTGTGTCTAAATGCAAACATCCACCGCCGAGGAGAAGGAATCAGAAGAAGCAAGAGCTTGACAGAAGCCAGACGTGGCATAAAGACAGAAGTCCCACACCATTCTGTGAAAGCCCACCAAGAATTATATGAGGAGGAGTCAGTGGATTTATCCAAGAACTTCACCGCTTCCTCTGCTTCACTTAATTTCCCTTTGACCTCCACAGAAATGACCACCACCGAACTTGATATCAGTCAGGATAAGAAAATTTATGGACAAACTTCCGAGAAAAAGATGAAAGAAGACAACTCATTGCTTCCAAATGTAAACCCCCACCAGCGAGGAGAAGGAATCAGAAGAAGCAAGAGCTTGACCGAAGCCAGACGTGGCACAAAGACAGAAGTCACGTACCATTTTGCAAAAGTCCACCAGGAGTTAGATGAGGAGTGGGTGGATTTGTGTGGTCGTCATTCCCCTTTGACCTCCACAGACAAGAACACCGGCGAGACTATGGAGAAATCTTTAtttgaaaatttgaaaaatgaaggTGACTTATTGAGTCATCCACACTTATATCCAAGCCACACTTACATCCTTTCCATAGCTTAG
- the LOC129187901 gene encoding uncharacterized protein LOC129187901 isoform X1, with product MAYHYSALFIVNFLVLVSAQDVEYYLKGQEIRLVPSIIGKPDGILWMHDGNEVVYFVGMEQSVFPPYENKIILDQASAELTIKNATYEDSGEYALEVLINKRVHPFHYRIEVIDKVSKPSISCEMSDTNRVTLFCATESKHPHLLHFTWSSRGNQQTGPNLPITVRNEDDDQVYRCDVSNPLTNEMASFTVKDCFLDKRSHDLLAICAAACALITVSLALGFILGCVCRGKHPEYCKPSVLKRQRNATQEAKLTPMVLSNNLEEQHNGFKNKLAANLLKPDTAPRLAPFFNILHFPSTTAANTPTQLEDVSKNQKINIEAFAENGESEDDLPSLNANIHRREGIRRSNSLTEARHGRATEIPHHSVKAHQELYEKFLDSSKNCAASSASLNFPLTSTDMNTTTELEDISQDQQVYEGPSGENVKREDDLLCLNANIHRRGEGIRRSKSLTEARRGIKTEVPHHSVKAHQELYEEESVDLSKNFTASSASLNFPLTSTEMTTTELDISQDKKIYGQTSEKKMKEDNSLLPNVNPHQRGEGIRRSKSLTEARRGTKTEVTYHFAKVHQELDEEWVDLCGRHSPLTSTDKNTGETMEKSLFENLKNEGDLLSHPHLYPSHTYILSIA from the exons ATGGCTTACCATTATTCCGCACTATTTATTGTGAACTTTCTCGTTTTAG TTTCTGCACAGGATGTTGAGTATTACCTCAAGGGTCAGGAGATACGCTTGGTGCCATCCATCATTGGAAAACCTGATGGAATTCTCTGGATGCACGATGGAAATGAAGTGGTATATTTTGTGGGCATGGAGCAAAGTGTGTTCCCTCCATATGAGAACAAAATCATTTTGGACCAGGCCTCTGCAGAACTCACCATCAAAAACGCCACATATGAAGACAGCGGAGAATATGCCCTGGAAGTGTTGATAAACAAGCGAGTGCATCCTTTCCATTACAGAATTGAGGTCATAG ACAAAGTATCCAAACCCAGCATATCCTGTGAGATGAGTGACACAAATCGGGTGACGCTCTTTTGTGCTACAGAGTCCAAACACCCTCATTTGCTACATTTTACGTGGAGCTCACGTGGAAACCAGCAGACTGGACCAAATTTACCAATAACTGTCAGGAATGAGGATGATGATCAAGTTTATCGTTGTGATGTCAGCAACCCTCTGACCAATGAAATGGCTTCATTCACTGTGAAGGACTGCTTCCTGG ATAAGAGATCACATGATCTACTTGCCATCTGTGCAGCAGCATGTGCACTCATTACTGTGTCCTTGGCTCTTGGATTCATTTTGGGTTGTGTGTGTCGTGGAAAACATCCAG AATACTGTAAACCAAGTGTTTTGAAAAGACAGAGAAATGCAACACAAG AAGCCAAACTGACACCCATGGTTCTGTCCAACAATTTAGAAGAACAGCACAACG GGTTTAAAAACAAGTTGGCTGCGAATCTGTTGAAGCCTGATACAGCCCCGAGACTCGCTCCTTTCTTCAACATACTTCATTTCCCTTCGACGACAGCCGCAAACACTCCCACTCAACTTGAGGATGTCAGCAAGAATCAGAAAATCAATATTGAAGCTTTTGCGGAAAACGGGGAAAGTGAAGATGACTTACCGAGTCTAAATGCAAACATCCACCGCCGAGAAGGAATCAGAAGAAGCAACAGCTTGACCGAAGCCAGACATGGCAGAGCGACAGAAATCCCACACCATTCTGTGAAAGCTCACCAGGAATTATATGAGAAGTTTCTGGATTCATCCAAGAACTGCGCTGCTTCCTCTGCTTCACTTAATTTCCCTTTGACCTCCACAGACATGAACACGACCACTGAACTTGAGGATATCAGTCAGGATCAGCAGGTTTATGAAGGACCTTCTGGGGAAAATGTGAAAAGAGAAGACGACTTACTGTGTCTAAATGCAAACATCCACCGCCGAGGAGAAGGAATCAGAAGAAGCAAGAGCTTGACAGAAGCCAGACGTGGCATAAAGACAGAAGTCCCACACCATTCTGTGAAAGCCCACCAAGAATTATATGAGGAGGAGTCAGTGGATTTATCCAAGAACTTCACCGCTTCCTCTGCTTCACTTAATTTCCCTTTGACCTCCACAGAAATGACCACCACCGAACTTGATATCAGTCAGGATAAGAAAATTTATGGACAAACTTCCGAGAAAAAGATGAAAGAAGACAACTCATTGCTTCCAAATGTAAACCCCCACCAGCGAGGAGAAGGAATCAGAAGAAGCAAGAGCTTGACCGAAGCCAGACGTGGCACAAAGACAGAAGTCACGTACCATTTTGCAAAAGTCCACCAGGAGTTAGATGAGGAGTGGGTGGATTTGTGTGGTCGTCATTCCCCTTTGACCTCCACAGACAAGAACACCGGCGAGACTATGGAGAAATCTTTAtttgaaaatttgaaaaatgaaggTGACTTATTGAGTCATCCACACTTATATCCAAGCCACACTTACATCCTTTCCATAGCTTAG
- the LOC129187904 gene encoding SLAM family member 9-like isoform X2, with product MELMACQHVLVYFMWTFAVVSAQDVEYYLKGQDIRLAPSIIGKPDGILWMHDGNEVVLFVGMEESVFSPYKNRIILDRASAELTIKNATYEDSGEYDLQVLINKRVPHFRYRIEVIDKVSKPNISCEMSGTKQATLVCSTESKHPRLLEFKWSSRGNEQTGPNLTITVENDDDEEVYRCDVSNPLTNETASFTAKDCFPGKQSDTPLAVIITLLTLFFTVAVVLGRVLYENCQASKHLGHNERRTEKFNSKQQDDSGCNKELMKDELRDSAVSLNTSSDSLHSAGLNASSELEDTSKSLEKPLAAT from the exons ATGGAGTTAATGGCCTGCCAACATGTCCTGGTTTACTTTATGTGGACTTTCGCTGTAG TTTCTGCACAGGATGTTGAGTATTACCTCAAGGGTCAGGACATACGCTTGGCGCCATCCATCATTGGAAAACCTGATGGAATTCTCTGGATGCACGATGGAAATGAAGTGGTATTGTTTGTTGGCATGGAGGAGAGTGTGTTCTCGCCATACAAGAACAGAATCATTTTGGACCGGGCCTCTGCAGAACTCACCATCAAAAATGCCACATATGAAGACAGTGGAGAATATGACCTGCAAGTGTTGATAAACAAGCGGGTGCCTCATTTTAGGTATAGAATTGAGGTCATAG ACAAAGTATCCAAACCCAACATATCCTGTGAGATGAGCGGCACAAAGCAAGCGACTCTCGTGTGCTCTACAGAGTCCAAACACCCTCGTTTATTAGAGTTTAAGTGGAGCTCACGTGGAAATGAGCAGACTGGACCAAATTTAACAATAACTGTCGAGAATGACGACGATGAAGAAGTTTATCGTTGTGATGTCAGCAACCCTCTGACCAATGAAACGGCTTCATTCACTGCTAAGGACTGCTTCCCGG GCAAACAATCTGACACTCCATTGGCTGTTATCATCACTCTTCTTACGCTCTTCTTCACGGTTGCCGTTGTTTTGGGCCGTGTGCTGTATGAAAACTGCCAAG CGTCCAAACATCTTGGACACAATGAGAGAAGAACAGAAAAGTTTAATTCAAAACAACAGGATGACTCAG GGTGCAACAAGGAGTTGATGAAGGATGAGCTGAGGGATTCCGCCGTTAGCCTCAATACTTCCTCTGATTCACTGCATTCCGCTGGCTTGAACGCTTCCTCTGAACTTGAGGATACCAGCAAGTCTCTCGAGAAACCTCTGGCAGCAACGTGA
- the LOC129187904 gene encoding uncharacterized protein LOC129187904 isoform X1, whose translation MKHCVTGRYFHQPGQTHVQTQAQCKMYWKPAVHEGRTGTKQSVSAQDVEYYLKGQDIRLAPSIIGKPDGILWMHDGNEVVLFVGMEESVFSPYKNRIILDRASAELTIKNATYEDSGEYDLQVLINKRVPHFRYRIEVIDKVSKPNISCEMSGTKQATLVCSTESKHPRLLEFKWSSRGNEQTGPNLTITVENDDDEEVYRCDVSNPLTNETASFTAKDCFPGKQSDTPLAVIITLLTLFFTVAVVLGRVLYENCQASKHLGHNERRTEKFNSKQQDDSGCNKELMKDELRDSAVSLNTSSDSLHSAGLNASSELEDTSKSLEKPLAAT comes from the exons atgAAACATTGTGTCACGGGGAGGTATTTTCACCAGCCTGGACAGACACATGTGCAAACACAagcacagtgcaaaatgtattggaAACCTGCAGTCCATGAGGGCAGAACCGGGACCAAACAGTCTG TTTCTGCACAGGATGTTGAGTATTACCTCAAGGGTCAGGACATACGCTTGGCGCCATCCATCATTGGAAAACCTGATGGAATTCTCTGGATGCACGATGGAAATGAAGTGGTATTGTTTGTTGGCATGGAGGAGAGTGTGTTCTCGCCATACAAGAACAGAATCATTTTGGACCGGGCCTCTGCAGAACTCACCATCAAAAATGCCACATATGAAGACAGTGGAGAATATGACCTGCAAGTGTTGATAAACAAGCGGGTGCCTCATTTTAGGTATAGAATTGAGGTCATAG ACAAAGTATCCAAACCCAACATATCCTGTGAGATGAGCGGCACAAAGCAAGCGACTCTCGTGTGCTCTACAGAGTCCAAACACCCTCGTTTATTAGAGTTTAAGTGGAGCTCACGTGGAAATGAGCAGACTGGACCAAATTTAACAATAACTGTCGAGAATGACGACGATGAAGAAGTTTATCGTTGTGATGTCAGCAACCCTCTGACCAATGAAACGGCTTCATTCACTGCTAAGGACTGCTTCCCGG GCAAACAATCTGACACTCCATTGGCTGTTATCATCACTCTTCTTACGCTCTTCTTCACGGTTGCCGTTGTTTTGGGCCGTGTGCTGTATGAAAACTGCCAAG CGTCCAAACATCTTGGACACAATGAGAGAAGAACAGAAAAGTTTAATTCAAAACAACAGGATGACTCAG GGTGCAACAAGGAGTTGATGAAGGATGAGCTGAGGGATTCCGCCGTTAGCCTCAATACTTCCTCTGATTCACTGCATTCCGCTGGCTTGAACGCTTCCTCTGAACTTGAGGATACCAGCAAGTCTCTCGAGAAACCTCTGGCAGCAACGTGA
- the LOC129187904 gene encoding uncharacterized protein LOC129187904 isoform X3, whose amino-acid sequence MKHCVTGRYFHQPGQTHVQTQAQCKMYWKPAVHEGRTGTKQSVSAQDVEYYLKGQDIRLAPSIIGKPDGILWMHDGNEVVLFVGMEESVFSPYKNRIILDRASAELTIKNATYEDSGEYDLQVLINKRVPHFRYRIEVIDKVSKPNISCEMSGTKQATLVCSTESKHPRLLEFKWSSRGNEQTGPNLTITVENDDDEEVYRCDVSNPLTNETASFTAKDCFPASKHLGHNERRTEKFNSKQQDDSGCNKELMKDELRDSAVSLNTSSDSLHSAGLNASSELEDTSKSLEKPLAAT is encoded by the exons atgAAACATTGTGTCACGGGGAGGTATTTTCACCAGCCTGGACAGACACATGTGCAAACACAagcacagtgcaaaatgtattggaAACCTGCAGTCCATGAGGGCAGAACCGGGACCAAACAGTCTG TTTCTGCACAGGATGTTGAGTATTACCTCAAGGGTCAGGACATACGCTTGGCGCCATCCATCATTGGAAAACCTGATGGAATTCTCTGGATGCACGATGGAAATGAAGTGGTATTGTTTGTTGGCATGGAGGAGAGTGTGTTCTCGCCATACAAGAACAGAATCATTTTGGACCGGGCCTCTGCAGAACTCACCATCAAAAATGCCACATATGAAGACAGTGGAGAATATGACCTGCAAGTGTTGATAAACAAGCGGGTGCCTCATTTTAGGTATAGAATTGAGGTCATAG ACAAAGTATCCAAACCCAACATATCCTGTGAGATGAGCGGCACAAAGCAAGCGACTCTCGTGTGCTCTACAGAGTCCAAACACCCTCGTTTATTAGAGTTTAAGTGGAGCTCACGTGGAAATGAGCAGACTGGACCAAATTTAACAATAACTGTCGAGAATGACGACGATGAAGAAGTTTATCGTTGTGATGTCAGCAACCCTCTGACCAATGAAACGGCTTCATTCACTGCTAAGGACTGCTTCCCGG CGTCCAAACATCTTGGACACAATGAGAGAAGAACAGAAAAGTTTAATTCAAAACAACAGGATGACTCAG GGTGCAACAAGGAGTTGATGAAGGATGAGCTGAGGGATTCCGCCGTTAGCCTCAATACTTCCTCTGATTCACTGCATTCCGCTGGCTTGAACGCTTCCTCTGAACTTGAGGATACCAGCAAGTCTCTCGAGAAACCTCTGGCAGCAACGTGA
- the LOC129187904 gene encoding SLAM family member 9-like isoform X4 yields the protein MHDGNEVVLFVGMEESVFSPYKNRIILDRASAELTIKNATYEDSGEYDLQVLINKRVPHFRYRIEVIDKVSKPNISCEMSGTKQATLVCSTESKHPRLLEFKWSSRGNEQTGPNLTITVENDDDEEVYRCDVSNPLTNETASFTAKDCFPGKQSDTPLAVIITLLTLFFTVAVVLGRVLYENCQASKHLGHNERRTEKFNSKQQDDSGCNKELMKDELRDSAVSLNTSSDSLHSAGLNASSELEDTSKSLEKPLAAT from the exons ATGCACGATGGAAATGAAGTGGTATTGTTTGTTGGCATGGAGGAGAGTGTGTTCTCGCCATACAAGAACAGAATCATTTTGGACCGGGCCTCTGCAGAACTCACCATCAAAAATGCCACATATGAAGACAGTGGAGAATATGACCTGCAAGTGTTGATAAACAAGCGGGTGCCTCATTTTAGGTATAGAATTGAGGTCATAG ACAAAGTATCCAAACCCAACATATCCTGTGAGATGAGCGGCACAAAGCAAGCGACTCTCGTGTGCTCTACAGAGTCCAAACACCCTCGTTTATTAGAGTTTAAGTGGAGCTCACGTGGAAATGAGCAGACTGGACCAAATTTAACAATAACTGTCGAGAATGACGACGATGAAGAAGTTTATCGTTGTGATGTCAGCAACCCTCTGACCAATGAAACGGCTTCATTCACTGCTAAGGACTGCTTCCCGG GCAAACAATCTGACACTCCATTGGCTGTTATCATCACTCTTCTTACGCTCTTCTTCACGGTTGCCGTTGTTTTGGGCCGTGTGCTGTATGAAAACTGCCAAG CGTCCAAACATCTTGGACACAATGAGAGAAGAACAGAAAAGTTTAATTCAAAACAACAGGATGACTCAG GGTGCAACAAGGAGTTGATGAAGGATGAGCTGAGGGATTCCGCCGTTAGCCTCAATACTTCCTCTGATTCACTGCATTCCGCTGGCTTGAACGCTTCCTCTGAACTTGAGGATACCAGCAAGTCTCTCGAGAAACCTCTGGCAGCAACGTGA